The Silene latifolia isolate original U9 population chromosome X, ASM4854445v1, whole genome shotgun sequence genome contains the following window.
aataaatcatattcaGGAACTATTTGTGAATGTCGTTACACGCTAATGCATGTGTAATAATGCTGTTACGatgtttgttgtgctcaaatgttagtagcgtgcataggtacttgaatctcagcattgtcaacgatctcatctgcaaaaaaacaaaaaaaaacatgaaattagaatttaataaccaacaaaataaCATTGATTTGTTCTAAATAAGTTACAATTAAAATGTAAAACTCACATCAATTTTGGACAGTCCACAGTCCCAAAAggctattcccataaatgtttccatgtgcctcatggtgtaaataccacagtcaaaaatatttctgttatttctccatggaagcattgctattgtaggatccatgcccattactatattacttttcttcatagttgattgattttcacccaaaaaccgtgcaaaagcatcaccctgtaacacaataataaaaattagacgaGATGAACCATAATATACATGAATTTACCAATGCAAGTGAACGATAATAATTCATAGTTGAGGAGAATGTAAATTTACCAGTTCAAGTACACTATCACCATACTCTTCTAAGACACCCCCCCTTCTAATGCGGTTGTCAAGAATAATGAGACATTTCCTTGGCAGGTCGAAAACGTACAACACAAAATGATTCTCAAGTGCaatagggaagaagaactagcatcagggaaagaaacaattgtaaggtcactgacaaataaaggttaatttcatgttaagtaatagcacattttgaaaactttgacaAGACATTCAACGACTTCTATTTAAATAGACTACTACAGTAATATctgaatttaatttcaattactaaatgaaatgAGGGACTCACTAGTTCAATGGATGGAAGATCaatccactcaaactcatttaattctacttggcgcttgaaaggtttgtaacgatgatcatcaatagaagcacctgtgttcttcattaataacaactgcacaatgaagataaaattttagtaatgtgaaaatgttggaaatagtaaactgaaacacatgaaaacaatgaccaaacttacatatgtaagtgtactaaaaaagaatcatgtgggattggttggattcccatccttttctttgtagtttagatatgccgaccaagaatctatgacaaagcttgagatatagtgatacggttttaatgacaacagttgatcccaaccaaggacattatttttgaactcaaataacgTATTACTGCACAAAAAACAGTAATAGAATTATGATTAGCAGCAGATATGTAAAGATGAACTatgtaaatgaatataaaatattaaatcttctGTATGTAATTACCAACTGTTATCCACAGAGCCGTGGCCAGTGAACACATAATTTGAAATCTGATATTGCATTGATGTCAAAGGTATGAAGGGATTCGTGTCGTCAATAGCATCAAGGAGAGGTTCACAGGAAGGACTCTGACTAAAATGATATTGATTCCCTATTTTCGGATATAAAGATGGACGATCAGCagacaatttctttttttttaccccGCTCGGTCTTTGCATAAACAGAAGAGTCCTCATCTTCTGGGAACACACCTAAACTGAATGACACAGCAGCGTTTGTAGGCGCATCCTTATTCCTTTCAGCAATTAATTTTCTCACTTTACAAAGAGCCGCTATGTGTTTGCTAGCAGAAGTGGGTTGTTTGTTGAAAACCTGATCTGTTTGATATGACGTTTGAATTGGTGTTTGATTAAATGAGCAAGAATTTCTATCGGTGGCATCGCATGACTTGTTCCTAAGGTAGCCCTAACAATGTCATGTTTGTCCCTCACAGTTTGTTTAATGCGTGGCGATTACAAGATGGATTAACAATCCCATCTTCAATGAAATTTGTCAGGAACATCAATCAACAAAGGATAAGAGGAGTTTTTAAGATGCTACACGAAGTGCGGCAAACTCTAGGACGATTAACAATCTCGTCTATTGTAGGGTTGTCGGCAACATCAATTATCGCAATGAAGAATATTTTTTGTCAACTGTTTGTAAAGTATGATAAATGCTAGGATGATGTACTACTCCTATTGTAGGACCGTTAAACTTCAATTATCTCAAGCAGAAGAAGAGTCTGTGGTGAATCTTGATGGAGGTTGACAAAAAGTAGGTGAATCGGGATCGATTTGCACAACCATAGTGACATCTGTGTTCTTGATTTTAAatgttgttttttttaaaaataaaaagaaaaaaaaacatattaGACAGAAACATAAAGCCTTTAAAAATACAGATATCCAGAAAGAACATGCTAAACATTaagaaagtacatgaagaaaatacatcctaaatattaagccatagcaaagaacATCAAAATTATTAGGAAATAATGTGTACAAATTCTGACATATTAATATGAAGCATggtatccagaaagtaaatgctaaacattagtaacaaactacatcaaaatcattagcaaacaattcgtataaattccgacatattgatatgaaggacacgtatccagaaagtaaatgctaaacattaaaaaagtacatgaagaaaatacatcctaaacatttaaaaatattaagccatagcaaagtacatcaaaatcattaggaaacaatgcgtataaattTAGACATATTGATGCACCTGAGAAATAATAGTAGGACTGATTTATAATGAACATCTTCGAACATTAACAGCTAAGGAAACTATGTTAAATTCGAAGCAGATGAAAAGTAAACACAGTTGTTTTTAGCAAATAATTAAAGGCAAAGAATATAACCTTCATTCCGATAGAGAGCGATAAGAGTAAATGAACGATCTGAGAATGGGAAAACGTGCAGGTACAATTTAATTGACAGGTTTATCAAAAAGTAATaagatactccctcctattctccattttgttcccctattcctaaaacggattattcaggttttgttcccctttccttttttggaaacttttaatcttattttattcattcctctctcctatcaccaaaccccacccaactcacaatttcttatttaattcctaattattccacaagtccattttttattttatttttctttttttgtttattccAACTACTAGAACCATTTGAAACTCtacttttatatacccattttataatttaaaacttcagattaggtcaaattaggatatatggccatttaacacaatggtaatgttataatttgtcaatgtattttctaaaagttctaAATGTACTTTTTCGACATTCATAATGTACAAATTAGATCAAGTTGTTGGATTACGAACGACCACAAGAtcaaaagacaccatagaggggccgagtgaacgctTGTTGGggcgggattaaaactaggggacCAAGTATCCTAGAacggcatgggaaagggtttacggttggatTATGAACGGccacaagaccaaaagacaccctagagggggcgactGAACCCttgttggggacgggattaaatctaggggtcgggtatcctaaaatgggacgggaaagcgtttagggttgcattaggcagaccgctaccgcgaatccacctaatccaactctaaaccctttcccttatgtgtggtttgtagagccgcaagaccaaaagacacccaacaaggggcgagtgaatccattttttgggaagggattaaaaatagacctttgacagtttattaaacaggttttcctgtttacactgtatatattatgtaatttatctaaacagtttaattaaaatgtccattatctatattcataatgtgcatgttttgataattaggtgcaactgaaatatcattaagcactgtttggaaaatgtacattatattatatttaaaggtacattaaattattttaaaaagaacatgaaagattaattaaattgtaatgcatgtgatcgtttaataagatagaaaacttcaaaagttcattcatatacttagattatgatgtcgctatagatagatctttgacgtgattttagacctatttccctgttttcaatgtataatagaaataaatgtgctttcaatttaattcaaatgtccattatgtaTGTTTATAATGTGCATGTGTCTTGTTTTACAAAAGAGATTTAAAAGGCActgaaatgtacattatattattttgctaattcagtacatcataagtcgctattcaaggagataataacgttcaagtaaatagcacgccaaaaatagacaaaaaagtactttaattaagtgcaacaaaacattggttcacAAATTCAACATTTTAGTAATGCAATTACAAATCATTACACATACTAACGTACACTAGAATTTAAAACATCATACTACATGAACAGGGATGTCATCAGACAAATTCTAACATACTGCGTAGATAATatctgaacattaaatataatcACTAGCTTTAGAGAAATGACCCTTCTTCGCATGATCAGCAACAGTTTCATGGCAATCGTTGTGCTCGAACATAAGTAATGTGCATAGATATTTGTATCGTAACACTTTAAGCACGCTCCGCTGCAAAACAGAAGCCAACAATTAACAAGATAGGCAAAACACAGTGaacatgaatttctttaaaataagaaccaacactcacatcatttttcatcaggccacatttccaagagattaatcccataaatgtttccatgtgtctcattgtgtatatACCACAGTCAACAACATTGTAGTTCTTTCTCCAACTAAGCTTTGCAACAATGGGATCCATAGCCAACACAATGTTGCTAGAGTCAGAAGTTTTTGGGTTCTCACCCAAAAACCTTCCAAAAGCATCAATCTATGACAAAACATTGTAAACCAGTGTTAAGCGTGACTAATAGTCAAAAGTCAATAGAACAACAAAAATGTGTCAAATTCAAACATATCGTTAATTAAAgtggagatacaccatatttcttgatggcatcttcatctgagagtgagttgtcaagaatgacgaaacgcttcctcaccaggtcaaccacgtataagaaaaagtgtttctcgtgtacaattgggaaaaaaaaactgaaattacaaaacaaatgacgtacaaccataagtacagtcaaactcttcaaagggtacattttaactaatcatgaggcacatgtaaaaaatgagaacagtacattgcaatataaagtgaccttatttaatacaaacgcaaagaaaattccctttgactcaagcagttcaaataaaacaaaagcagaatgcagacatggaatgatagtatgactcatggtctatgttcccaacgtgtgcaaatagttgcaactgctcatgcatattagatattccccacattgagaaattacaacattaacattgtaaatgtttaaaaagtacatttagtacgtttagaaagtacattgagaaattatagcattaacattgtgttaaatggccatttatCTTACTTTGGCCTAATCtgaatttttttaatataaaatgggtatatacaagttgaggttcaaatgagtttagtagttggaattaatcaaaaaaagaaaggacttatgcgataatagtatgtctcaattttttaaaaatgcaataaacaatggcaaagaaaattgcaaagtatgtcaagcaaacaataacaacttacgAGTGCGATTGAAGCTATGTCTATTCCCGGGAAAAGCTGCAACTCCATTTTTACACGAGCCtcgaataattcataaattttttcatcacttaaacctgggctgggtttcgctaatacagactgcatgggaaagtaacgaaagagggaagtacaatatttcaaaatacatattacacacagcatttaagagtgtatgtaaatgtacttacatgcacaagcgtggtaaaaaagaaccgcttcggagtaccaagattgttttcttcctctttacaatTCAAATATGATGACCAGCAATCAATTACAACACTCGAAACATGTTCAGACGGCTTTAATGACCACAAATGCATTCGCGTTGCAAAATAAGTCTTGTACGAATATAAGTGCTCACTAGAGCAAAAAATATAACAAATTACTTGTCAGGTGTGAAACACTGAAAATGACATACACAAAATGGTAATTTAGGCAGTACACATTTTAGATTACCTGCAACGACGATTGTTAGTGCCCCGGTCACTGAAAACATAATCAGCCACTTGAAGGTGCACCGCAGTAAGAGGTGTTAACACATTGGTGTCATCTTGGATAGCAGAAAACAACGGATCAAAACGAGATGACTGTTGCTTGTTGCTGGATAGAGGTATATAAGAAGGACTTGCCATGAAATGAACCCTTTTGGTAGCTGAAGAAGATTCACCAGTGACACGGCGATCCCGTTTAACCCCTTTAGCTGCGGCTAACCTTGCCTCACTCTCAGCAAAGTCTTTCTCCACCCCTAAATCGAATGAAAATTCACCAGTGACAGGTACAAATGAATTTCTCCACTTAGCACATTGTTCTCTGTGTTTAGCACGAGCAAGTTTCAATTTGTACGCTTTCTCAGCTGCATTTGCTACAGCAATAAACTGTTCATCCTCATCTAGTGTGCTGGATTCCCACGGTGGTGCACACGACACATCTTCGGtaccaccaccatatgtcaaatataCAAATTCAGTTGCCGAATGGGCCTGTTTGACACACTCTTCGCCTGGGAAACATTGCAAACCAACCGCGTATTTCTCATCTAACACAACCATATCTTCCATGACTCTCTTTGCTGAAGCAGTGTAGTCATCTGCAAACTCCTGGACAAGGCACAGTATGAGGGTACATatttagtactatgaaggtacatctttagtactatgaaggtacaaagaaaatatttcaaagtgaatcttgaaaaggaATAGTGAATACTTCGAGAATCAATGGATATACCTCCGGAGACGAGTATGAAATTGGAGATTTTGTATCAGTACTAACATCCCTCGACACTCTCCGTACTTTTTCAACCACTTGTCTACATGGATTAGAAAATCTAATTCTTTCCAAAGAATCGACCTTTTACACGACCAAGCCCAAACCGACCGACTTCCATCTCCTGCTTTTCCCTTGAGAAAAGTGCAGCAGATGTCCAATTCAAAAGAGTATAGTAATCTCTTTCTACAAATCGTTTTTCATGGACAAcacggtcaacataaacaagtTGCAAGGGAAAACAGGATTATGACTGGAAAATGGCAGGTTTTAAAACCATAATAACTAACAATAAATGTAACCCATAAGATTTGTACCattagaaacaggagaggtccaccaaagtgattcttcttccccttcttgacccaatcctttgtgttataccgcaaactctccatgacaaattgacaccaatcaagctgaccaatggcagacacattcctcagcgattttagtacatggtgattgacgaacggcttctgattgttgcgcattaacaaagacacaacaagcaccacaaaattaatcttaaattgatcactgtaatcatcatgacaaataatatgctctgcaagggtcttgatatccacttgaccatcaacatgaaattgagctttccaatgcgcgtaaaacgcatcacattctGCATCTTCATCACTACAGCATGAAAGTAAAACAGGTTTTCCTCCAATTGGGAGGCCAACAACATCATGAATACAAGAAGCAGAAACACAAAAGCGCTGTTTATCAggtagaatgatgaaatccgaatacgggttgtagttctcaattaaccaataaccaaggcgtaaaggaagccttgtaacccttagccaaaacaatgaagaaaaaccaatctcttccagagcacaccattgattgtaatcaaggtatcgaaggacatcaacaaaacttttaggtgacatcaaggtggtaatacgggagaacgttggagtaggatcatcaacagtaggactgaggttgttcaacctcggagaaatacggcgtgtaacagttccaggatcgcctttgcgcttcaataactgaaagcagttttgcatgtaatattaatcAGTTCTGTTGTGTTATACACGTTTCACGAAGAAATGTCCTATCAGTTTTATTGAAATGTACATGATCTACAACAATAATGTGCACGCAATTATGACCTTTTGCATGTGGTCTTAAATTGATGCTACTTACGTTAAAAGTActtaaaattcaacaaaaattcaaaaaagcacaaattagatcaaactaaaaaaccacaaacaaatcgaaatgtataagcaagttacgaaatcaacaaacaatgcgacaaatacaaattccgatagcatgcaaatgaaaacacaaatttcaattttaaaaacaatactgaactcaaaattcatcaataaaatgaataatccggcaaaatgaacataagaaacattaatttagATTACGGTAGAGTTACATAAATTAAGGACTAAATCGAGAAAAGCTTGAAGCTAAAAAAGACTCACCTTCATGACGAAATAGGTAAGAGAAAATCCAACAGAAAAGACGAAAAATGCAACTCCAGAGAATAAGGAGAGAGAAATAGTTGAAAGCTTAACAAAGAAGGTCGGAATCCATGGTTGAAAGCTTAACGAAGAAGCgaggtaaatttcgtgaaaaagaaagacaaagccctcaagttttggtaaagcagcgcgcgttataggcccttagattagccgcgtcagacaagatccaacgactgacgcgcgttctcacggttctcacgcttgtgccattctcatatgatccgaaatctaataataataataataataataataataataataataataataataataataataataataataataataataataataataataataataataataataataataataataataataataataataataataataataataataataataataataataataataataataataataataataataataataataataataataataataataataataataatacattataCATTATACATGTATTATACTCTCACCATACATATATACATACTACCCTATCCAACCAGACTTATCCAATATAACTCCACCAAAATCCACCATCAATTAGAGAgaggaaagaagagagaaaaacagaagaaaagggagattgtATTCCGTCACCttgcctcgagatcgtaaggtaaaccgtcttaaactagtttttatattatttatttaagACCATTTACCCGGCTTGACCCCGACTCATCTTTGACCCGTGTCTTTGACCACTGTTGACCGTGTATATGGGCGTTTGACCGAGTTGAAATATGGGTTTTTGAGGCATGTGTGTCGCGGGTTAGGGCTTGGGTTTTGAAGGGGTTGCGGGTTGGTATGGGTATGGGTATGGGTATGGGTATGGGTATGGGCAGATCTAGGTCGAGGGTGGTGAGAGGTGtcgagtggtggtggtgggtggcaGTGAGGGTGGTTGTGGTGGCCGGAATAAGGGGTAGAAGGAGGATGTACGGATGGGGTGTTGTTGTTGCATCGttgcttgttgttgttgttgctgctgtgttCTTGTTATAGCTGCCGGTGGTTGCTCCGTCGTGGTGGGTGACCCTTGGACCCACCGTGGTCAGGCCGGTGcattggtggtggtggcggccaCGGTGGTGGGGGGTTTGTGTGGGTGTGTCGTGAGGagggtgttgttgttggtgttttttgttgttgtgggtggtggtggtcgtggttgCTCGGCTGGCCGTGGCCAGTGGTGGTGGTCCACAGTGGCAGCGGAGGTGGTGGTGGTTTCGGGTTAAGTTGGGTTTTTGAGTAAATAATTAAGAcggattttatttaattaataatttgtatttatttaGTCGTATACGTATTAATTCGTATAATTATACGTATTGGTATTTTAGATTTGTATAATTATACGTAttggattagtatatttatacatatttgtatgattatatgagtatatttatacgtatttgtattattatcgtattttaggaaatggggtttatgagacggttttacgagacggacCTAGTTTGTGTGACGTtttgcttatgcggatttgctgtgaggtaggtttatcctactcagtttcattgtttCATTTATTTATTAAATGAGTCTTTTATCATACATTTACATTGAGTGAGTcagtaattggcatgttatacggTATATCGTATTTATTGTGTTGTCTTGTATATCGGAGGACATGGTGGTTTGTTTGGTTACTTGTTTTGGAGATGTAAGATGGTTGGGAGACCCTCTtgcgcttgagtcgcctcttggagcttcccactccaagaggtatgtgcacattaatggcttgagttacggagggactcatgTGGTTGAGATACGACGTCTAGCAGGGGATCCGGTTTGCTTCCGAACCCGGTAcgcctgggcgtgtcccggtacccgTTTGTGGTTATCGAtatatctgggcgtgtcccgataccagtgtggttgtcggtatgtctggccgtgtcccggtaccgtggtggagGTTGCTTGACggtggttcattcatatcatagtcatgtcgCACGTTCACACTCGAGTCTagtctcactttatttatttaatgaagctgacgtttgtgtgtctgtctTATCACCTGTCTCTCttagggtggcctgtgtcgatccatatgatatcctttggttaTATAGGGAGCAGGTTATgatcaggttgtttggatagtacgcgggagacgggacgagcttgatgatatcacgagacgagtctagtcgcctagaagagtatagatatcACGATTTGTATTTTAGTTAttgatttgtttacgtttatgtaattcactaaacatttgtattaataaaatgttctttgattgaagttttgatacactacctcgggaaaccgagatggtaacgctctaattatcttggccggatcaTCGGAGTGTTACACTTAGTAACCCTAGATTTTAGGGGTTTGTCTTATGAGGAGTTAATTAGGATTTAGGGTAATTAGATGGTTTAATTAAGGAATTAAGAATACTTTATTGTTGTAGAACATATTTGTGATgaaggttaattaattaattataggaTGTGGCTTGTTAGAGGGGGGATTAGTGTGCTAATTGGAGGATTcctaaaaggtagggtttccctactcggtttcaataagttTGAATGTTTACATGTATTGttgttgcattataacatgattgtTGTGGGTAATTGTTGTTAGTCTCATAGAAGTGTTGAGATTTCATGGTGGCATTGGTTTCAATATATCATTAGACATGCGGTTCGATAATTGTGTCTCAAAGGATAATTAGGTTTGTGGGATTGCATTATAAGATGTTAATGGAGGGATTGTATCTTGCGGCatttttgtggttgttggtacaCATGAGTACATGGCATGTTGATATGCATTATACATGATAAAAAGCATATTGGTAAAGGGTTATGTATGTGAAGCATTGAAAGTGGCATATTGTGTGCATAATGTACATATGTGATTGTGGAGGATGTTAGAGGAGTAGTGGTAGTGATATATGGTTGTTGAAGAGACGTAAGGCAGTtgagagaccgtcttacgcttgggtcgcctcttggagcttcccactccaagagagatgtggacattaatgacttgagttatggaggggtgtgtgtggttgaggcacgacgccTGACAGGGATCCGGTTAGCGTCCGGGTCCAGTACCACATGTGTGTCCCGAGTAGTTTGTTGCGGATTGCGGTCCGGTTGTTTGGTGGTCGGTATTGCGGTGCCGTCACCGGGTTGTTGGTACCGAGGGTGTGTCCCTGGTACCGGTGTGGTGGTTGCGGTGTTGTGTTAGATGTAGAGTCTTGTCTTGTACATTCATTTATCTTGTTTGCATCTTTACATTCTTGTGTCGTGTCTTAAGTAATTgtattattgaaactgacgtgtgttGGTTGTGtataaattgtcacctatttccggagtGGTTTGTGTCAATCtgtatgatatttccgatcatatggggagcagtttgagtatagatttggttttggtgtcacgcgggagacgggacgagacACAGACCTTGTAGTCAAGTTGCCTAGTTGGTAGATGACATAAACTTTAGTCGAGTTGTATAATGTGTAGTTCACACTTGTATTCATTTACTCATTTGTAATTCATGAAACATGTTAATTATATATAAAGAGTTATTTAATTGTAGTTCCGTTTCACTGCCTTGGGaagccgagatggtaacgctcccaAATACCTTCTTGGCcgggtagatgggggtgttacagaagcgCCTTTATTTCAGACTTAAATTGAGTACATACACAGGACTGAAATTGATTGAACATTGAAAAAACTCTAGATTTAGCACGAATAGGAAACACCCACAAGAAATGGGAATGACCATAATGTAACACAATGTAGTATTTAAACTATCTGAAACTAAGAACAAGAGATGTAAATAGATCTAAATGAACAATAATATCAAAAGGAGAAGTAGTATTGGTGACAAACTCGAAAAAAGGATGTCtgatatgcttccctagtagacAAGTTTCACATAGGCTGAGTGGAACAACTTTATTACAAGAGATAAAATGACACCTTCGTAAGGAATCTAGATAGAATATTCTGGGTGTCTCAAGCGACGATGTCATAGAAGTTGAGGAAGAGTGGCGAAGTAGCAGGTTGAGGTCATGTGATGGAGGTGAAAGATGCGGCATTGGGCTTGGTAAAAAGGTAAAGATGGTCATGAGTATTACATGGGATAAGCTTCTGATTGGTTGCTAGGTCCTTCAGAGATAAACTACAAGGGTCAAACTCAACAGAGCAATTATTATCGGTTGTAAATTTTCGAATAGAGATAAGATGTTTGACAAGACTAGGAGTAACAAGCACACTATTAAGGGTTAAATTAGTAGAGTGAAGACACGTTTTGCTAATATGAGTTACATGCATGCTAGATCCATTACCAACCATCACTGTAGGAGATCAGTTACTACTAAAAGTAAGAACATAAGAGAGATTATCTGGATCTTGAGTCATATGATCAGTGGCTTCGGACTCCGGTGTCCATAACCAAGTTTCCGTCAGAGGGGCTGTAAGCTCATTGTGTCAATGCATGAACCAAGGCTAGAGGCTCCATATATAGCTTTCCCATATGGTCATTGCATAATCTGAGACGGTGTACAAGAAGGGCCTCATTGTTGTGGTGCTAGGATTGTTGTAGCAACCCGACCATGCCCAACCCGCAACTAGTAGAATGACAGAGGTCGTTGTTGTGGTCCTGGCCCAGGGAGTCCAGGTTGCATAATGGGAGCAAAACACAAAAGAGGTCCATGGTTGTAGTTGTACTAATTAACACAATCAATTTGATAACCACCCCTATAGCCACCTCTGTAATTGCCACCATTAAAACCACCATTACAAAAGCATTCGCAGCCTCTACGCCAATTATTTCAATCTCCTTGCCATCCTCCGCGAAAACCACCGTTATTATTTCGCCAATTCAGGTTATGGTTAGATTGATTTTAGATAATGATTCATGTTAGCCAACCTCGTTGTTTTGGATTAAGGCATTGTTAGTGACTTagtgttgttattgttgtcgtcATTGTATCGTCGTTGTCGTTATAAATGTTTTAAGATTTTGCCTAAATCattcttttaaaaaaaatattgatATTATGATTATAGTACTTATCTAAAAAAACAACGTATAAATCGAACAATGAGGAAAAAAAGTCACATACATTTGTCATATCCATAAGGGTGGAGtttagtggttaaaacttgggtgaaatttcCAAGGTCTTACGTTCAAG
Protein-coding sequences here:
- the LOC141620676 gene encoding uncharacterized protein LOC141620676, producing MEDMVVLDEKYAVGLQCFPGEECVKQAHSATEFVYLTYGGGTEDVSCAPPWESSTLDEDEQFIAVANAAEKAYKLKLARAKHREQCAKWRNSFVPVTGEFSFDLGVEKDFAESEARLAAAKGVKRDRRVTGESSSATKRVHFMASPSYIPLSSNKQQSSRFDPLFSAIQDDTNVLTPLTAVHLQVADYVFSDRGTNNRRCSEHLYSYKTYFATRMHLWSLKPSEHVSSVVIDCWSSYLNCKEEENNLGTPKRFFFTTLVHSVLAKPSPGLSDEKIYELFEARVKMELQLFPGIDIASIALSRLTLVYNVLS